Proteins found in one Muntiacus reevesi chromosome 2, mMunRee1.1, whole genome shotgun sequence genomic segment:
- the ZNF628 gene encoding zinc finger protein 628: MVGSHADMAPASTAEGAGEKPGPAAPAPQAQYECGECGKSFRWSSRLLHHQRTHTGERPYKCPDCPKAFKGSSALLYHQRGHTGERPYQCPDCPKAFKRSSLLQIHRSVHTGLRAFTCGQCGLAFKWSSHYQYHLRQHTGERPYPCPDCPKAFKNSSSLRRHRHVHTGERPYTCGVCGKSFTQSTNLRQHQRVHTGERPFRCPLCPKTFTHSSNLMLHQRTHGAAAAPAPGAGPGPPQREPAAGSKVLVSDAYLQRPLPPPSPPAPPPPAPPPVVPELFLAAAETTVELVYRCDGCELGFGSEELLLEHQPCPGPEAPPPPAAAPSEVPKADPPPPPPPQSPLPQAAPAAAAAPGFACLPCGKSFRTVAGLSRHQHSHGAVGGQAFRCGSCDGAFPQLASLLAHQQSHVEEAAAGRPPPQAEAAEVTCPQEPLGPTPGPPAPAPAPASAERPYKCAECGKAFKGSSGLRYHLRDHTGERPYQCGECGKAFKRSSLLAIHQRVHTGLRAFTCGQCGLTFKWSSHYQYHLRLHSGERPYACGECGKAFRNTSCLRRHRHVHTGERPHACGVCGKSFAQTSNLRQHQRVHTGERPFRCPLCPKTFTHSSNLLLHQRTHSAERPFACPVCGRSFVMAAYLQRHLRTHAPAAPAAGPQPQAPLAAAPAPSATQDVHVLPHLQATLSLEVAGGTAPAAAPGPAAPNSQTFLLVQTAQGLQLIPSSVQPPTPPPPPAPPKLILLPSSSPAGGGSCARQGPRAAGKAGSGAGVVWLPGPGGFGVQRGSNAGANVGGQSLIVLQNVAGGETGPQEVSGVQLQPLRPAPELTTVQLQPAQEVTTVQLQPVTGPLSSSSGGAVTTEAPNLLVVQSGAPEELLADPGPGEPGEGEAGPGVVPDVLFETLQTEEGLQSVLVLSGADGEQTQLCVQEVETLPSGLAEPPASGPPGQKLLIIRSAPAAELLESGSAGGGTAALQLLAPPPPGPASAPAGVPAAPGPQMVQVVPAGAAPGGVAPQGLPSIQIVQTLPAVQLVHTF; encoded by the coding sequence ATGGTCGGCTCCCACGCGGACATGGCGCCGGCCTCCACCGCCGAGGGGGCCGGCGAGAAGCCCGGGCCCGCGGCCCCCGCCCCGCAGGCGCAGTATGAGTGTGGGGAGTGCGGCAAGTCCTTCCGCTGGTCGTCCCGCCTGCTGCACCACCAGCGCACGCACACGGGCGAGCGGCCCTACAAGTGTCCCGACTGCCCCAAGGCCTTCAAGGGCTCGTCGGCGCTGCTCTACCACCAGCGGGGCCACACGGGCGAGAGGCCCTACCAGTGCCCCGACTGCCCCAAGGCCTTCAAGCGCTCGTCGCTGCTGCAGATCCACCGCAGCGTGCACACGGGCCTGCGCGCCTTCACGTGTGGCCAGTGCGGCCTGGCCTTCAAGTGGTCCTCGCACTACCAATACCACCTGCGGCAGCACACGGGCGAGCGGCCCTACCCCTGCCCCGACTGTCCCAAGGCCTTCAAGAACTCGTCCAGCCTGCGGCGCCACCGGCACGTGCACACGGGCGAGCGGCCCTATACCTGCGGCGTGTGCGGCAAGAGCTTCACGCAGAGCACCAACCTGCGGCAGCACCAGCGCGTGCACACGGGCGAGCGGCCCTTCCGCTGCCCCCTCTGCCCCAAGACCTTCACGCACTCCTCCAACCTGATGCTGCACCAGCGCACTCATGGCGCTGCCGCTGCCCCCGCCCCAGGCGCCGGCCCCGGCCCTCCGCAGCGCGAGCCCGCCGCAGGCAGCAAGGTCCTGGTCTCCGACGCCTACCTGCAGCGGCCCCTGCCGCCGCCCAGcccgcccgcgccgccgccgcccgcgcccccgCCCGTGGTGCCCGAGCTCTTCCTGGCGGCGGCCGAGACCACGGTGGAGCTGGTGTACCGCTGCGATGGCTGCGAGCTGGGCTTCGGCAGCGAGGAGCTGCTCCTGGAGCACCAGCCTTGCCCGGGGCCGGAGGCTCCGCCCCCACCGGCCGCCGCGCCCTCCGAGGTGCCCAAGGCCGACCCGccaccgccgccaccgccgcAGTCCCCGCTGCCCCAGGccgctcccgccgccgccgccgcccccggctTCGCCTGCCTCCCCTGCGGGAAGTCCTTCCGGACGGTGGCCGGCCTCTCCCGCCACCAGCACAGCCACGGGGCGGTGGGTGGGCAGGCGTTCCGCTGCGGCAGCTGCGACGGTGCCTTCCCGCAGCTAGCCAGCCTGCTGGCGCACCAGCAGAGCCACGTGGAGGAGGCCGCGGCCGGGCGCCCACCCCCCCAGGCTGAGGCCGCCGAGGTCACCTGCCCCCAGGAGCCGCTGGGGCCCACGCCCGGCCCGCCAGCCCCGGCGCCCGCCCCGGCCTCGGCGGAGCGGCCCTACAAGTGCGCCGAGTGCGGCAAGGCCTTCAAGGGCTCATCTGGGCTGCGCTACCACCTGCGGGACCACACGGGCGAGCGGCCCTATCAGTGCGGCGAGTGCGGCAAGGCCTTCAAGCGCTCGTCGCTGCTCGCCATCCACCAGCGCGTGCACACGGGCCTGCGCGCCTTCACCTGCGGCCAGTGCGGCCTCACCTTCAAGTGGTCCTCACATTACCAGTACCACCTGCGGCTGCACTCGGGCGAGCGGCCCTACGCCTGCGGCGAGTGCGGCAAGGCCTTCCGCAACACGTCGTGCCTGCGGCGCCACCGGCACGTGCACACGGGCGAGCGGCCCCACGCCTGCGGCGTGTGCGGCAAGAGCTTCGCACAGACCTCCAACCTGCGGCAGCACCAGCGCGTGCACACGGGCGAGCGGCCCTTCCGCTGCCCGCTCTGCCCCAAGACCTTCACGCACTCCTCCAACCTGTTGCTGCACCAGCGCACGCACTCGGCGGAGCGGCCCTTCGCCTGCCCGGTCTGCGGCCGCAGCTTTGTCATGGCCGCCTACCTGCAGCGGCACCTGAGGACGCATGCCCCTGCGGCCCCCGCGGccggcccccagccccaggccccgcTGGCCGCCGCCCCTGCCCCGTCGGCCACCCAGGATGTGCAcgtcctcccccacctccaggccaCGCTCTCCCTAGAGGTGGCCGGGGGGACGGCCCCGGCCgcggcccccggccccgccgctCCCAACTCGCAAACGTTTCTCCTGGTGCAGACAGCTCAGGGCCTGCAGCTGATCCCCAGCAGCGTCCAGCCGCccacgcccccgcccccgcccgcgcccCCCAAGCTCATCTTgctgccctcctccagccccgCTGGGGGGGGCAGCTGCGCCCGGCAGGGCCCGCGTGCCGCGGGGAAAGCTGGGTCGGGGGCTGGAGTAGTCTGGCTGCCAGGCCCTGGGGGTTTTGGCGTGCAGAGAGGAAGCAACGCTGGGGCAAACGTGGGAGGGCAGAGCCTCATAGTTCTGCAGAACGTGGCGGGTGGGGAGACAGGCCCGCAGGAAGTGAGTGGGGTTCAGCTCCAGCCCCTTCGTCCAGCCCCTGAACTGACCACCGTCCAGCTCCAGCCGGCCCAGGAGGTGACCACGGTCCAGCTCCAGCCTGTGACGGGTCCGCTGTCCAGCTCCAGCGGGGGAGCCGTGACCACCGAGGCGCCTAATCTGCTGGTGGTTCAGAGCGGGGCGCCGGAGGAGTTGCTGGCGGACCCCGgcccaggggagcctggggagggcGAGGCCGGCCCGGGGGTGGTCCCGGATGTGCTCTTTGAGACGCTGCAGACGGAGGAGGGGCTGCAGAGCGTGCTGGTGTTGAGCGGGGCCGACGGGGAGCAGACCCAGCTGTGTGTGCAGGAGGTAGAAACCTTACCGTCGGGGCTGGCCGAGCCGCCCGCCTCCGGCCCGCCCGGACAGAAGCTGCTGATTATCCGCAGCGCCCCGGCCGCAGAACTGCTGGAGAGCGGCAGCGCTGGGGGAGGCACCGCTGCGCTGCAGCTGCTGGCGCCCCCACCGCCTGGCCCAGCCTCTGCTCCCGCGGGCGTCCCTGCGGCCCCGGGCCCCCAGATGGTACAAGTGGTCCCCGCAGGAGCAGCACCCGGGGGCGTGGCCCCACAGGGCCTGCCCTCCATTCAGATTGTGCAGACTCTGCCCGCGGTCCAGCTGGTGCACACGTTTTGA
- the NAT14 gene encoding probable N-acetyltransferase 14 isoform X1 — MAPSHLSVREMREDEKPLVLEMLKAGVKDTENRVALHALTRPPALLLLAAASSGLRFVLASFALALLLPVFLAVAAMKLGLRARWGSLPPPGGLGGPWVAVRGSGDVCGVLALAPGSSAGDGARVTRLSVSRWHRRRGVGRRLLAFAEARARAWAGGMGEPRARLVVPVAVAAWGVAGLLEGCGYQAEGSWGCMGYTLVREFSKEL, encoded by the exons ATGGCCCCCAGCCACCTGTCGGTGCGGGAGATGAGGGAAGATGAGAAACCCTTAGTGCTGGAGATGCTGAAG GCTGGCGTGAAGGACACGGAGAACCGCGTGGCCCTTCATGCGCTAACCCGGCCACCGGCTCTGCTCCTCCTGGCTGCGGCCAGCAGCGGCCTTCGCTTCGTCCTGGCTTCCTTCGCCCTGGCCCTCCTCCTGCCCGTGTTCCTGGCTGTGGCGGCCATGAAGCTGGGCCTGCGGGCCCGCTGGGGCTCGCTGCCCCCGCCGGGCGGCCTTGGGGGGCCCTGGGTGGCAGTGCGAGGCTCGGGGGACGTTTGCGGGGTCCTGGCCCTGGCCCCAGGCTCCAGTGCCGGGGACGGGGCCCGGGTCACCCGCCTCTCGGTGTCCCGCTGGCACCGCCGCCGAGGTGTCGGCAGGCGCCTGCTGGCCTTTGCCGAGGCCCGGGCGCGAGCCTGGGCCGGCGGCATGGGGGAGCCCCGGGCGCGCCTCGTGGTCCCGGTGGCTGTGGCGGCGTGGGGTGTGGCTGGGCTGCTGGAGGGCTGTGGCTACCAGGCCGAGGGGAGCTGGGGCTGCATGGGCTACACGCTGGTGCGGGAGTTCAGCAAGGAACTGTGA
- the NAT14 gene encoding probable N-acetyltransferase 14 isoform X2 encodes MQPPLVPHACNSTESGAPTVPNSPAPSFRAQCASQQAGVKDTENRVALHALTRPPALLLLAAASSGLRFVLASFALALLLPVFLAVAAMKLGLRARWGSLPPPGGLGGPWVAVRGSGDVCGVLALAPGSSAGDGARVTRLSVSRWHRRRGVGRRLLAFAEARARAWAGGMGEPRARLVVPVAVAAWGVAGLLEGCGYQAEGSWGCMGYTLVREFSKEL; translated from the exons atgcagccTCCCCTGGTGCCTCACGCCTGCAACTCCACTGAATCCGGAGCGCCCACCGTTCCTAATTCACCTGCTCCCTCATTCAGAGCCCAGTGTGCCAGCCAGCAG GCTGGCGTGAAGGACACGGAGAACCGCGTGGCCCTTCATGCGCTAACCCGGCCACCGGCTCTGCTCCTCCTGGCTGCGGCCAGCAGCGGCCTTCGCTTCGTCCTGGCTTCCTTCGCCCTGGCCCTCCTCCTGCCCGTGTTCCTGGCTGTGGCGGCCATGAAGCTGGGCCTGCGGGCCCGCTGGGGCTCGCTGCCCCCGCCGGGCGGCCTTGGGGGGCCCTGGGTGGCAGTGCGAGGCTCGGGGGACGTTTGCGGGGTCCTGGCCCTGGCCCCAGGCTCCAGTGCCGGGGACGGGGCCCGGGTCACCCGCCTCTCGGTGTCCCGCTGGCACCGCCGCCGAGGTGTCGGCAGGCGCCTGCTGGCCTTTGCCGAGGCCCGGGCGCGAGCCTGGGCCGGCGGCATGGGGGAGCCCCGGGCGCGCCTCGTGGTCCCGGTGGCTGTGGCGGCGTGGGGTGTGGCTGGGCTGCTGGAGGGCTGTGGCTACCAGGCCGAGGGGAGCTGGGGCTGCATGGGCTACACGCTGGTGCGGGAGTTCAGCAAGGAACTGTGA